In the Adlercreutzia equolifaciens DSM 19450 genome, one interval contains:
- a CDS encoding ABC transporter substrate-binding protein: MLKPTRNKRRIAALAGAFALSACLALGLAGCAGNEGDSTGEPAAPATEQEANADAEAAAEAESGTITFTDDLGRTVELPAQIDKICPSGFTAQQVLLTMAPDKMVGLAQELNDDQLKIFGEKFADYPVFGAVLGAKDDLNREAVAGAAPQVIIDTGEAKKGAKEDLDALQEQLGIPVIFIEAKLSDYGAAYERLGELLSMEERGSELSTYCTDVYNKTVTTMENIPENERVRMAYLLGDNGLNAIAKTSFQAAVVDMVADNVVVVDDVSGKGNGNEISLEQIALWNPDLIVFQTGSIYDTVGDDPAWAGIAAIDSGNYYQVPNVPYCWLNNPPTVNQLMGLQWLPRLLYPDAFDDSIEDATRAYYSTMYNYDLSDTELADLIKNAVPKA; encoded by the coding sequence ATGTTGAAACCTACGAGGAACAAACGCCGCATCGCGGCTCTGGCCGGGGCGTTCGCCCTGTCTGCCTGTCTGGCGCTGGGTCTGGCCGGATGCGCCGGCAACGAGGGCGACAGCACCGGCGAGCCCGCCGCACCGGCCACCGAGCAGGAGGCGAACGCCGACGCCGAGGCCGCTGCCGAGGCCGAAAGCGGCACCATCACCTTCACCGACGACCTCGGACGCACCGTGGAGCTGCCCGCGCAGATCGACAAGATTTGCCCGTCGGGCTTCACCGCCCAGCAGGTGCTGCTCACCATGGCTCCCGACAAGATGGTGGGCCTGGCCCAAGAGCTCAACGACGACCAGCTGAAGATCTTCGGTGAGAAGTTCGCCGACTACCCGGTGTTCGGCGCGGTGCTCGGCGCCAAGGACGACCTGAACCGCGAGGCCGTGGCCGGCGCCGCGCCCCAGGTCATCATCGACACCGGCGAGGCGAAGAAGGGCGCCAAGGAGGATTTGGACGCGCTTCAGGAGCAGCTGGGCATTCCGGTCATCTTCATCGAGGCGAAGCTGTCCGATTACGGCGCGGCCTACGAGCGCCTGGGCGAGCTCCTGAGCATGGAAGAGCGCGGCAGCGAGCTGTCCACCTACTGCACGGACGTGTACAACAAGACCGTCACCACCATGGAGAACATCCCCGAGAACGAGCGCGTGCGCATGGCCTACCTGCTGGGCGACAATGGCCTGAACGCCATCGCCAAGACTTCGTTCCAGGCGGCCGTGGTGGACATGGTGGCTGACAACGTCGTCGTGGTCGACGACGTGTCCGGCAAAGGCAACGGCAACGAGATCAGCCTCGAGCAAATCGCACTGTGGAATCCCGACCTCATCGTGTTCCAGACGGGCAGCATTTACGACACCGTGGGCGACGACCCGGCGTGGGCCGGCATTGCCGCCATCGACTCCGGCAACTACTACCAGGTGCCCAACGTGCCCTACTGCTGGCTGAACAACCCGCCGACGGTGAACCAGCTCATGGGCCTGCAGTGGCTGCCGCGCCTGCTGTACCCTGACGCCTTCGACGACTCCATCGAGGACGCGACCCGCGCGTACTACTCCACGATGTACAACTACGACCTGTCCGACACCGAGCTCGCCGACCTCATCAAGAACGCCGTCCCGAAGGCGTAA
- a CDS encoding type II toxin-antitoxin system RelE/ParE family toxin: MIKTFADSDTRALFETGQSKRLPADIVRRALRKLEYVDNAVLLTDLRLPPGNRLHALKGDRAGQFSISINDQWRICFRFEPEGVYDVEICDYH; the protein is encoded by the coding sequence ATGATAAAGACGTTCGCCGATTCCGACACACGGGCGCTGTTCGAAACGGGACAGAGCAAAAGACTTCCTGCCGACATCGTTCGCCGGGCGCTGCGAAAGCTGGAGTACGTCGACAACGCGGTCTTGCTGACCGATCTTCGACTTCCGCCGGGCAACCGGCTGCACGCCCTGAAGGGCGATCGCGCCGGCCAGTTCTCGATTTCCATCAACGACCAATGGCGCATTTGCTTCAGGTTCGAACCCGAAGGAGTCTACGATGTCGAGATATGCGACTACCATTGA
- a CDS encoding ammonia-forming cytochrome c nitrite reductase subunit c552: protein MKTMKPRKIALAGTVVAAVALVGCLGCAAQTQTADTGAAQEPVQQEQPGQETAAPEKVAKKTLAEWVAAYPNEGNTYMEAKMSHTYDAFAGASQQAFGGEDAAVACAACHAREDFQTIYNEQGAVILDKNASDYEMEWSNCTNCHVGDPGEGNVEGGNAYGDATSTSAKALFPAEDYVCGQCHAMFPGAAYLEDANKGIDQYKYGFEPEEMLRAMKEYYEANPVTETTICAGMVGVPMLDPEIDTVLYLTDACTEVELFQDSNHQKMGLTCTDCHMPQIEASGGTTYTYHNMTQSPLENPAALEKCLTCHKSQGIEDADAMVAFVKGKMDELAQIQQATKTKLDEFHAKLADAVAAGNADEAKLQAAKDAYNLANVYFLYQGTAMRPTDGSMAAMSFSKSVEQLQKADDAIAEGMSQIA from the coding sequence ATGAAAACCATGAAACCGAGAAAGATCGCCCTTGCCGGTACGGTGGTGGCGGCCGTAGCGCTGGTCGGCTGTCTTGGCTGTGCGGCCCAGACTCAGACGGCGGATACAGGCGCTGCTCAGGAACCGGTTCAGCAAGAGCAGCCAGGGCAAGAAACTGCTGCTCCCGAGAAGGTGGCCAAAAAGACGCTTGCCGAATGGGTAGCCGCTTATCCCAATGAGGGAAACACCTACATGGAAGCGAAGATGTCTCACACCTATGACGCCTTTGCGGGGGCGAGCCAGCAGGCTTTTGGAGGAGAGGACGCGGCAGTGGCTTGCGCCGCTTGCCATGCCCGCGAAGACTTCCAAACTATTTATAACGAACAGGGCGCGGTGATTCTTGACAAAAACGCCTCTGACTACGAGATGGAATGGTCCAATTGCACCAATTGCCATGTAGGTGATCCTGGCGAAGGCAACGTAGAGGGCGGCAACGCCTACGGCGACGCTACTTCCACGAGCGCTAAGGCACTGTTCCCTGCTGAGGACTATGTATGCGGCCAGTGCCACGCCATGTTCCCGGGTGCGGCCTATCTTGAGGACGCGAACAAAGGGATCGACCAATACAAGTATGGCTTCGAGCCCGAAGAGATGCTTCGTGCCATGAAGGAGTACTACGAGGCGAATCCTGTCACTGAAACAACGATCTGCGCCGGCATGGTAGGGGTCCCCATGCTTGATCCCGAGATTGATACGGTGCTATATCTAACGGATGCCTGTACCGAAGTGGAGCTCTTCCAAGACAGCAACCACCAGAAGATGGGCCTCACTTGCACGGATTGCCATATGCCTCAGATCGAGGCCTCTGGCGGCACCACCTATACATATCACAACATGACGCAATCGCCGCTCGAGAACCCGGCGGCGCTGGAAAAGTGTCTCACGTGCCACAAGAGCCAGGGTATTGAAGATGCTGACGCCATGGTTGCGTTCGTCAAGGGAAAGATGGACGAGCTCGCGCAGATCCAGCAGGCTACTAAGACCAAGCTGGATGAGTTCCATGCCAAGCTGGCCGACGCTGTGGCCGCTGGCAATGCCGATGAGGCGAAGCTGCAGGCTGCCAAGGATGCCTACAACCTCGCTAACGTGTATTTCCTGTATCAGGGTACTGCGATGCGTCCCACTGACGGTTCCATGGCTGCCATGAGCTTCAGCAAGAGCGTCGAGCAGCTCCAGAAGGCTGACGATGCCATTGCCGAGGGGATGTCGCAGATTGCTTAA
- a CDS encoding GH25 family lysozyme, whose product MILNGRNIDGLRAPRIATLTRRRFVAGAACAVACAAAGLLVSCGSASKSAEVAAIEPYVSPYDWSGLVRDGEKLAYYENDEICSRWGIDVSEHQGNDIDWAAVADAGVQFAFARIGNRGATEGALSADEFFFQNAIRAGEVGIQVSAYFFSQALTEDEAREEAQFALDNLRETEASGATFAYVAYDHEPVEIEGARANNLSSEQLTANASAFCEVIAAADYAPMLYGNQRDLLRLAPELRAAYPVWLAEYDVEVPTAPLDFSIWQYTNAGTVPGIPTDVDLNVWLEPQK is encoded by the coding sequence ATGATATTGAATGGCCGCAACATAGATGGGCTGCGGGCGCCCCGGATCGCGACGCTGACGCGGCGACGCTTCGTGGCCGGTGCGGCGTGCGCAGTGGCGTGTGCGGCAGCGGGGCTGCTCGTCAGTTGCGGGTCGGCCTCTAAGTCGGCGGAGGTGGCCGCCATCGAGCCCTACGTGAGTCCCTACGATTGGTCCGGCCTCGTGCGCGACGGCGAGAAGCTGGCGTACTACGAAAACGATGAGATCTGTTCGCGCTGGGGCATCGATGTGTCGGAGCACCAGGGCAACGACATCGATTGGGCCGCCGTTGCCGACGCCGGCGTGCAGTTCGCTTTCGCCCGCATCGGCAACCGAGGTGCTACGGAAGGCGCGCTTTCCGCCGACGAGTTCTTCTTCCAGAACGCCATTCGCGCCGGGGAGGTGGGCATCCAGGTGAGCGCCTATTTCTTCTCCCAGGCGCTGACCGAAGACGAGGCTCGCGAGGAGGCCCAGTTCGCTCTGGACAACCTGCGCGAAACCGAGGCCTCTGGCGCCACCTTTGCCTACGTCGCCTACGACCACGAGCCCGTGGAAATCGAAGGCGCCCGGGCCAACAACCTCTCCAGCGAGCAGCTGACCGCCAATGCCAGCGCGTTCTGCGAGGTCATCGCCGCGGCCGACTATGCGCCCATGCTCTACGGAAACCAGCGCGACCTGCTGCGCCTCGCGCCCGAGCTGCGCGCCGCCTATCCGGTGTGGCTGGCCGAGTACGACGTGGAAGTCCCCACCGCTCCGCTCGACTTCTCCATTTGGCAGTACACCAACGCCGGCACGGTTCCCGGCATCCCCACCGACGTCGATTTGAATGTGTGGCTTGAGCCGCAGAAGTAA
- a CDS encoding HigA family addiction module antitoxin, protein MSRYATTIEAACEGDAMNDDMIMVSREPVHPGEFLREDYMPELGLTVATLAKRLGVSRQTVNDIVREKRGLSPEMCLRLGRLFGTTPQFWMNMQSKVDIWDSLALHEDEVMAIEPIEIAAIA, encoded by the coding sequence ATGTCGAGATATGCGACTACCATTGAGGCCGCTTGCGAGGGAGATGCTATGAACGATGACATGATTATGGTGTCGCGCGAGCCCGTGCACCCGGGCGAGTTTTTGCGCGAGGATTATATGCCGGAGCTGGGACTGACGGTGGCGACGCTGGCGAAGCGGCTGGGCGTATCGCGGCAGACCGTCAACGACATCGTGCGCGAGAAGCGGGGCCTGAGCCCGGAGATGTGCCTTCGCCTGGGACGCCTGTTCGGCACAACGCCCCAGTTCTGGATGAACATGCAGTCGAAGGTGGACATCTGGGACTCTCTGGCGCTGCACGAGGACGAGGTCATGGCCATCGAGCCCATCGAGATAGCCGCCATCGCATAA
- a CDS encoding pyridoxamine 5'-phosphate oxidase family protein, which produces MQEIVEFFTANPVQYLATVGADGKAKCRPFMFLMERGGKLWFGTSNQKTVFAEMQENPYVEVCTSAPDFQWIRLGGKAVFEDNRAVKEACMNIPLLKDQYQTADNPIFEVFYLTDGEATIADMTGNAPTVVKL; this is translated from the coding sequence ATGCAAGAAATCGTCGAGTTCTTTACCGCAAACCCCGTCCAGTATCTGGCCACGGTTGGTGCCGATGGGAAGGCGAAGTGCCGCCCCTTCATGTTCTTGATGGAGCGTGGAGGAAAGCTGTGGTTCGGTACCAGCAATCAGAAGACCGTGTTTGCCGAGATGCAGGAGAATCCGTACGTTGAAGTGTGCACGTCTGCTCCCGACTTTCAGTGGATCCGCTTGGGAGGGAAAGCGGTGTTCGAAGACAATCGTGCTGTGAAGGAGGCCTGCATGAATATCCCTCTGCTGAAAGACCAGTACCAGACGGCGGACAATCCCATTTTCGAAGTGTTTTACCTGACTGATGGCGAGGCGACCATTGCTGATATGACCGGCAATGCGCCTACGGTGGTAAAGCTGTAG
- a CDS encoding ABC transporter ATP-binding protein: MSIDVAHLSFSYGNREILHDLSFSIPDGCLVNVLGPNGVGKSTLFRCILGLSPHYSGTILVNGKDLRTLSVRERAREISYIPQSHAPVYDYEVVDVVLMATGNDLKMLATPGEAQLQRAHEALARIGIEHLAHRTYTQISGGEQQLVLIARALAQNARTIIMDEPTSALDYGNTMRVLSCVRQLAREGLSIVQSTHNPDHAFLYSDATMVLSKGGLKAFGNPHDVITSELISELYDIEVEVNSLYGDKVRVCVPVREIERS, translated from the coding sequence ATGAGCATCGACGTAGCGCACTTGAGCTTCTCCTACGGAAACCGCGAGATTCTGCACGACCTCTCGTTCTCCATTCCCGACGGATGCCTCGTGAACGTGCTCGGGCCCAACGGCGTGGGCAAGTCCACCCTGTTCCGCTGCATCTTGGGGCTCTCCCCGCACTATAGCGGCACGATTCTGGTGAACGGGAAGGATCTGCGTACGCTTTCAGTGCGCGAGCGCGCCCGCGAGATCTCCTACATTCCCCAGTCGCACGCACCGGTGTACGACTACGAAGTGGTCGACGTGGTGCTCATGGCCACGGGCAACGATCTGAAGATGCTCGCCACGCCCGGGGAAGCCCAGCTGCAGCGTGCCCACGAGGCGCTGGCCCGCATCGGCATCGAGCACTTGGCCCATCGCACCTATACGCAAATCTCCGGCGGCGAGCAGCAGCTCGTGCTCATTGCCCGGGCGCTGGCCCAGAACGCGCGCACCATCATCATGGACGAGCCCACAAGCGCGCTCGATTACGGCAACACCATGCGCGTGCTCTCCTGCGTGCGGCAACTCGCCCGCGAGGGGCTCTCCATCGTGCAATCGACCCACAACCCCGATCACGCCTTCCTCTATTCCGATGCCACCATGGTGCTTTCCAAAGGCGGACTTAAGGCATTCGGCAACCCCCACGATGTCATCACCTCCGAGCTCATCAGCGAGCTGTACGACATCGAGGTGGAGGTCAATTCCCTTTATGGCGACAAGGTGCGCGTCTGCGTGCCCGTTCGCGAGATAGAACGTTCCTGA
- a CDS encoding response regulator transcription factor: MSRRDALILIADDDSSSSSAIEKMLAKDGHRCLRATNGQEALRLFRDSQPDLIILDVMMPVLDGFQVCERIREHDRITPVLFLTAKGDIVDKRIGYGIGGDDYLVKPFSGEELRLRVGALLRRAQIAAEAVTSAPQRELYRVGDLEVNVRTGNVRLAGKRIELTPKESRIMAVLASHPGEVYSKRDLIEEIWGEEYLDSAIAISVYIRRIRAKLEPDPSEPRYVQTVWHCGYRLTDEGGEERDEFEE, translated from the coding sequence ATGAGTCGTCGTGATGCGCTGATCCTCATTGCTGATGACGATAGCAGCTCGAGCAGCGCTATTGAGAAGATGCTTGCCAAGGACGGCCATCGCTGCTTACGTGCGACGAATGGTCAGGAGGCGCTGCGTCTGTTTCGAGATAGTCAGCCTGATTTGATTATCCTCGACGTGATGATGCCAGTGCTCGATGGCTTTCAGGTGTGCGAGCGCATCCGCGAGCACGATCGCATTACTCCGGTGCTCTTTCTCACGGCTAAGGGCGACATTGTGGATAAGCGCATCGGCTACGGCATTGGCGGGGACGATTACCTGGTAAAGCCCTTCAGTGGAGAAGAGCTGCGACTGCGGGTGGGAGCGCTTTTGCGTCGCGCGCAAATTGCGGCGGAAGCCGTGACATCCGCGCCTCAGCGCGAGTTGTACCGAGTGGGAGACTTGGAAGTGAACGTGCGCACCGGAAATGTGCGCCTGGCGGGCAAGCGGATCGAGCTTACCCCTAAGGAATCGCGGATCATGGCCGTACTGGCATCGCATCCGGGCGAGGTGTACAGCAAGCGTGACCTTATCGAGGAGATTTGGGGTGAGGAGTACCTAGACTCGGCTATTGCTATTTCTGTATATATACGACGCATTCGAGCCAAATTGGAACCAGACCCGAGTGAGCCGCGCTACGTACAGACAGTATGGCATTGCGGTTACCGGCTGACCGACGAAGGGGGCGAGGAGCGAGACGAGTTTGAGGAGTAG
- a CDS encoding ATP-binding protein, whose protein sequence is MERRRLAKKFFLLAGVVSVLVLCVYLAWSYHAQSVENERRALAEARVLSAEIGAAWDYIDAVQPQINRATGETSGVYCAVAAKDIAKRFSAGSAYSIRYIRESPRNTEDAPDSFERKALAVFEEGVVEEYYGLEHQGDSSVFRYVGLLEVEEGCLPCHGDPAGEEDVTGYAKEGMTEGDVAGAVSIVMPMDSIIADAKADLASTVVFFCVLMGSVTLILALGLRTWITAPIVDENKKLRHEAEDQSNFLTIITHELKTPLSSILAFTELWKERVPDDSPESRVLVNEVETNARVLLAMIDNVLDAAKLEAGTLSLAQDEFDVYDLASQVRATMGPLAKKKGVSLKVTVRPDTPLLLGDEEVLRRIVVNLVNNALRFTESGGWVELRLAYREGRFVVCVRDNGCGIPAEQLDHVFDRFVSAPHSETTSEGGTGLGLSIVRNFSAMMGGDVSVKSAEGKGSCFTVELPLPAIPDEIEDIEDIDGGESLLSESSVDSLSFREGGNHESS, encoded by the coding sequence TTGGAGCGGCGCCGCCTTGCGAAGAAGTTCTTTCTGCTTGCCGGTGTGGTAAGCGTACTTGTATTGTGCGTGTACCTTGCCTGGTCCTACCACGCCCAAAGCGTTGAGAACGAGCGGCGCGCTCTCGCTGAAGCCCGTGTGCTATCGGCTGAGATCGGGGCTGCCTGGGACTATATCGATGCCGTCCAGCCGCAGATCAATCGCGCGACGGGCGAAACCTCGGGGGTCTATTGCGCAGTGGCGGCCAAGGATATCGCCAAGCGTTTCTCTGCAGGATCTGCCTATTCGATTCGCTATATTCGCGAAAGCCCCCGTAACACCGAAGATGCCCCTGATAGCTTCGAGCGCAAGGCGCTTGCCGTCTTCGAGGAGGGCGTCGTTGAAGAGTACTACGGGCTTGAGCATCAAGGAGATAGCTCGGTCTTCCGCTATGTGGGCCTGCTTGAAGTGGAGGAGGGATGTCTGCCGTGCCATGGCGATCCGGCGGGCGAGGAGGACGTTACAGGTTATGCGAAAGAGGGCATGACCGAGGGAGATGTGGCCGGCGCGGTATCCATTGTCATGCCCATGGATTCCATTATTGCCGACGCAAAGGCCGACCTGGCCAGTACCGTGGTGTTTTTCTGCGTGCTCATGGGATCGGTTACGTTGATTCTTGCCTTGGGCCTGCGTACCTGGATTACCGCCCCCATTGTTGATGAGAACAAGAAGCTGCGTCATGAGGCCGAGGACCAATCGAACTTCCTTACCATTATCACCCACGAGCTGAAAACGCCGCTGTCGTCCATCCTTGCTTTCACGGAGTTGTGGAAAGAGCGCGTGCCCGACGACTCGCCGGAAAGTCGCGTGTTAGTGAATGAGGTGGAAACGAACGCTCGTGTGTTGTTGGCGATGATCGACAACGTGCTGGATGCGGCCAAGCTGGAGGCGGGCACGCTCAGTCTCGCCCAAGACGAGTTCGATGTGTACGACTTGGCCAGTCAGGTGAGAGCCACCATGGGACCGCTGGCTAAGAAGAAGGGCGTATCGCTTAAGGTGACGGTGCGTCCTGATACGCCGCTGCTTTTAGGCGATGAGGAGGTGCTGCGTCGCATCGTCGTGAATTTGGTGAACAATGCGCTGCGGTTCACCGAGTCGGGTGGTTGGGTTGAGTTACGGCTCGCCTATCGGGAAGGACGGTTCGTCGTTTGCGTGCGCGACAACGGCTGCGGCATTCCCGCCGAGCAGCTCGATCACGTCTTCGATCGCTTCGTAAGCGCCCCCCATTCGGAAACAACGAGCGAGGGGGGTACGGGCCTCGGTCTGTCTATCGTGCGCAATTTCTCTGCCATGATGGGCGGCGACGTCTCTGTGAAGAGCGCAGAAGGGAAGGGCAGTTGCTTTACTGTTGAGCTGCCCTTGCCGGCCATTCCTGATGAAATCGAAGATATCGAAGACATCGACGGCGGGGAGAGTTTGCTCTCGGAGTCGTCCGTTGATTCGTTGTCTTTCCGTGAAGGGGGAAATCATGAGTCGTCGTGA
- a CDS encoding flavin reductase family protein, with protein MDVTTFAVNQFIPHPMMLFAAGTYSENESPHLALVSWVNFYWDDGLGVVLCMDGDKTVKRNFEREGVMVLNALSRDMFDEAEALGRASGREKDKVIARFALEPAKHVHAPQLCESPLRYEISLRKNLSFEGGNLYLCAIDGVSTVDASIQNAGVSYDIVAANPLLASQKSYCCVGAQNVLGAWC; from the coding sequence ATGGACGTCACTACTTTTGCCGTGAACCAGTTCATTCCGCATCCCATGATGCTCTTTGCTGCGGGCACCTACAGCGAGAACGAGTCGCCTCATCTTGCCCTTGTCAGCTGGGTGAACTTCTATTGGGACGATGGGCTCGGGGTTGTGCTATGTATGGATGGCGACAAGACGGTAAAACGGAACTTCGAACGTGAAGGCGTGATGGTTCTCAATGCGTTGTCTCGCGATATGTTCGATGAGGCGGAGGCTCTCGGTCGCGCTTCAGGAAGGGAAAAGGACAAGGTTATCGCCCGCTTTGCCTTGGAGCCTGCCAAACACGTGCACGCTCCTCAACTATGCGAGAGTCCCTTGCGCTACGAAATCAGCTTGCGGAAGAACCTTTCCTTCGAGGGTGGCAATCTCTACTTATGCGCTATAGATGGCGTCTCGACGGTCGATGCCTCTATTCAGAACGCCGGCGTCTCGTATGATATCGTCGCTGCAAATCCGCTTCTAGCATCCCAAAAGAGTTATTGCTGTGTAGGCGCGCAAAATGTGCTTGGCGCATGGTGCTAG
- a CDS encoding pyridoxamine kinase — MTNLYEREDAYIPRVAAIHDLCGYGKCSLGVAIPVLSAAGCDVCPVPTGLFSSHTAFPGWYMHDTTDILGDYLAAWTGIGVELDAVYSGFLGAPEQVDIIKQVWETYPKALRVVDPVMADHGKVYPTYTPELVEAMGTLANGADILTPNLTEAAIILGREWQGADVDEPTVREMILELRERGAKNVVLKGIEHGDGLIHNYVWGDAIDFTETTNAKLPYMLHGTGDVFASTLLAAVMAGRDLAEATAFAADFTADAMLISAKQPNFEDRGVSFEPLLGKVTALLG, encoded by the coding sequence ATGACGAACCTCTACGAACGCGAAGACGCCTACATCCCCCGCGTGGCCGCCATCCACGACTTGTGCGGCTACGGCAAGTGCTCGCTGGGCGTGGCCATCCCGGTGCTGTCCGCCGCCGGCTGCGACGTGTGCCCCGTGCCCACGGGCCTGTTCTCCAGCCACACCGCCTTCCCCGGCTGGTACATGCACGATACCACCGATATCCTGGGCGATTATCTGGCTGCCTGGACGGGTATCGGCGTGGAATTGGATGCGGTGTATTCCGGCTTCCTCGGTGCCCCCGAGCAGGTCGATATCATCAAGCAGGTGTGGGAGACCTACCCGAAGGCCCTGCGCGTAGTGGATCCGGTCATGGCCGATCACGGCAAGGTGTACCCCACCTACACGCCGGAGCTCGTGGAAGCCATGGGGACGCTGGCCAACGGCGCCGACATCTTGACGCCGAACCTCACCGAGGCGGCCATCATCTTGGGCCGCGAGTGGCAGGGCGCCGACGTGGACGAGCCCACGGTGCGCGAGATGATCCTGGAGCTGCGCGAGCGCGGCGCGAAGAACGTGGTGCTGAAGGGCATCGAACACGGCGACGGCCTCATCCACAACTACGTGTGGGGCGACGCCATCGACTTCACGGAAACCACCAACGCCAAGCTGCCCTACATGCTGCACGGCACGGGCGACGTGTTCGCAAGCACCCTGCTCGCCGCAGTGATGGCCGGACGCGACTTGGCCGAGGCGACGGCCTTCGCCGCCGACTTCACGGCCGACGCCATGCTCATCTCCGCCAAGCAGCCCAACTTCGAAGACCGCGGCGTCTCCTTCGAGCCTCTGCTCGGGAAGGTGACGGCGCTTCTGGGGTAA
- a CDS encoding nucleoid-associated protein: MNINNAILHVFDFVSCVNVFAQAPMDLGNKAAKRYVTSQAKRALGNLDSKRGTFAENSLFAEELRAYFRGERDFVGLSQQIGEFIVGELSRMEKTPSTDLLVVDFEGDADQTVREMTDEEAEAAYKARGPRYFAIILLESRQAYMHEVGSNDFGDTATTIARHHAILPNPSQKVASFALISADDMAVWFVDKEREIAGEKRWIIPDGLLQCSMEASSREVLEAVTTVVEEVAEEFGANTAVALSRAKAYVAVNAEESDEVDARELGREVFADQPRVAERFDRAVEEGALPERVVVEKAVAKRVTKSHKIRTDTGIELTFPAEYGENSDFIEFFSTPDGRIEIALKNIGAIENR, from the coding sequence GTGAACATCAACAACGCCATTCTGCATGTGTTCGATTTCGTGTCCTGCGTGAACGTGTTCGCGCAGGCGCCCATGGATCTCGGAAACAAGGCCGCCAAGCGCTACGTCACGTCCCAGGCCAAGCGTGCGCTGGGCAACCTGGACAGCAAGCGCGGCACCTTCGCAGAGAACAGCCTGTTCGCCGAGGAGTTGCGCGCCTATTTCCGCGGCGAGCGCGATTTCGTGGGGCTGTCCCAGCAGATCGGCGAGTTCATCGTCGGCGAGCTGTCGCGCATGGAGAAGACGCCCTCGACCGACCTGCTCGTCGTCGATTTCGAAGGCGACGCCGATCAGACGGTGCGCGAGATGACCGACGAGGAGGCTGAGGCCGCCTACAAGGCCCGCGGCCCGCGCTACTTCGCGATCATTCTGCTGGAGAGCCGCCAGGCCTACATGCACGAAGTGGGCAGCAACGACTTCGGCGACACCGCTACCACCATCGCGCGGCACCACGCCATTCTGCCGAACCCGTCTCAGAAGGTGGCGTCGTTCGCGCTCATCTCCGCCGACGACATGGCCGTGTGGTTCGTGGACAAGGAGCGCGAAATCGCTGGTGAGAAGCGCTGGATCATCCCCGACGGCCTTCTGCAGTGCTCCATGGAGGCCTCGAGTCGCGAAGTGCTGGAAGCGGTGACCACCGTGGTGGAAGAGGTCGCCGAGGAATTCGGCGCCAACACGGCGGTGGCGCTTTCGCGGGCGAAGGCCTACGTGGCCGTAAACGCCGAGGAGTCCGACGAGGTGGACGCCCGCGAGCTCGGCCGCGAGGTGTTCGCCGACCAGCCCCGCGTCGCCGAGCGCTTCGATCGGGCTGTGGAAGAGGGCGCCCTGCCCGAGCGCGTCGTGGTGGAGAAGGCCGTGGCCAAGCGGGTCACCAAGAGCCACAAGATTCGCACCGACACGGGCATTGAGCTCACCTTCCCGGCCGAATACGGCGAGAATTCCGATTTCATCGAGTTCTTCAGCACCCCGGACGGCCGCATCGAGATTGCCCTGAAGAACATCGGCGCCATCGAGAACCGCTAG
- a CDS encoding winged helix-turn-helix transcriptional regulator translates to MAASSTYSLPRCPVEVTLSLISSRWVVLILRELIYGTRRFGQIRKALGGVSTKVLTQNLRTMEENGLLTRETFAEVPPRVEYTLTDLGQSLRPVLFSMVEWGSQYAQLREHRRSVRCDTGEVLIVRRNGDAYVALNEEGNEVARIVPTDAVWAVEINDPYRAHVDEAAFIAAAEVLGQD, encoded by the coding sequence ATGGCAGCATCTTCCACCTATTCTCTTCCTCGGTGCCCCGTTGAAGTGACTCTTTCGCTCATCAGCAGCCGCTGGGTGGTGCTTATTTTGCGGGAACTTATCTACGGGACGCGACGCTTCGGGCAGATTCGCAAGGCGCTCGGCGGCGTATCGACCAAGGTACTCACACAGAACTTGCGAACCATGGAGGAGAACGGACTGCTCACCCGCGAGACCTTTGCCGAAGTGCCTCCGCGCGTAGAGTACACCCTTACCGATTTGGGTCAAAGCCTGAGACCGGTGCTGTTCTCAATGGTGGAGTGGGGCTCTCAGTATGCGCAATTGCGCGAGCACCGACGCTCGGTGCGCTGCGATACCGGCGAGGTGCTCATCGTACGCCGCAACGGCGATGCCTACGTTGCTTTAAACGAAGAAGGTAATGAAGTAGCACGCATCGTTCCAACAGATGCCGTATGGGCAGTTGAGATTAACGACCCGTATCGGGCGCATGTAGACGAAGCGGCTTTCATCGCCGCCGCTGAGGTCCTCGGGCAAGACTAG